A stretch of the Nissabacter sp. SGAir0207 genome encodes the following:
- a CDS encoding YbfB/YjiJ family MFS transporter, producing MRVALTGFFTLIAVMGMGRFSLTPQLPLMLQEQIISLSSAGLLASMNYIGYLVGAIYAMRLNQRHALHLRVGIWMTVAATLLSAFTPDFTLQAILRFLAGLGGAWALIIITAWTQDRLAVFNAPRLSAAVFSGPGAGIMLTGILAWVLAHVDASSEQGWLVYGGVALLIALLFRTSLPTEIHRPQAGTAAPLSWSPALKKLLVTYTLAGFGYILPATFLSQLANVMFPGSTLAALFWPMFGLAAMLGVAAVIFLGTRLPTRFRLTLTLVLQAIGVASVVAFPGMAGLVTGTLLTGGGFLAIMQLSMRMGREIAPSQTARVVGILTTGYATGQLVGPLVSSASVHLFGSLSPALGVAAVSLIAAAALTASNRPSSGLEATQAK from the coding sequence ATGCGCGTCGCCCTTACCGGGTTTTTTACGTTAATTGCTGTCATGGGCATGGGGCGGTTCTCCTTAACCCCCCAACTGCCGTTGATGTTACAGGAGCAGATTATCTCGCTCTCATCGGCTGGCCTGCTGGCTTCCATGAACTATATCGGTTATCTGGTAGGGGCCATCTATGCCATGCGCCTCAACCAGCGCCACGCGCTGCACCTGCGCGTAGGCATCTGGATGACGGTTGCCGCTACCCTGCTTTCAGCCTTTACGCCTGATTTTACCTTGCAAGCGATTTTGCGCTTTCTTGCTGGGTTGGGCGGCGCGTGGGCGCTGATCATCATTACAGCCTGGACACAGGATCGGCTGGCCGTATTCAACGCTCCTCGTCTATCTGCCGCCGTCTTTTCCGGGCCGGGCGCGGGCATCATGCTGACCGGCATTCTCGCGTGGGTGCTGGCCCATGTCGACGCCTCCTCCGAGCAGGGGTGGCTAGTCTATGGCGGCGTGGCGTTGCTGATCGCCCTGCTGTTCCGCACCTCACTGCCAACGGAAATCCATCGACCGCAGGCGGGCACAGCCGCCCCGCTCAGCTGGTCTCCGGCGTTGAAAAAATTGCTGGTGACCTACACCCTCGCCGGTTTTGGCTACATCCTGCCAGCGACCTTCCTCTCACAGTTGGCAAACGTGATGTTCCCCGGCAGTACGCTGGCCGCGCTTTTCTGGCCGATGTTTGGACTGGCAGCAATGCTGGGTGTGGCTGCCGTGATTTTCCTCGGCACTCGCCTGCCAACCCGCTTCCGGCTGACGCTGACGCTGGTGCTTCAGGCAATCGGCGTTGCCTCTGTGGTGGCGTTCCCCGGCATGGCAGGACTGGTCACCGGTACACTGCTGACCGGGGGCGGTTTTCTGGCAATCATGCAGCTCAGCATGAGAATGGGCCGTGAGATCGCACCCTCCCAGACCGCGCGGGTAGTAGGCATCCTGACCACGGGTTATGCCACCGGTCAACTGGTCGGCCCGCTGGTCTCTTCCGCCAGTGTGCACCTGTTCGGGTCGCTCTCGCCGGCACTGGGTGTAGCTGCGGTGAGCCTGATTGCCGCAGCGGCGCTCACCGCTTCCAATCGCCCGTCCTCTGGCCTTGAAGC
- a CDS encoding LysR family transcriptional regulator, protein MDFTQLEYFRTAATLGSITGAARQLHKVPSNITTRIRQLEEELGCQLFIREKQRIYLSAEGRDFLGYATRLLELAEEGRRSIQRQEPGGLFTLGAVESTAAIHLPDVMAAYHNRYPQVTLELFTGLSDEVTEDVLNWRYAAAFTDVMTLPSELEGIPLYKEKMVLISAHDHAPIQGPQDVREDAVFAFRNTCSYRRRLGNWFAQGNVQPKRIVEIESYHSMLACVSTGAGIAMILESVLNSLPGATRVKTHTLQDEDMFADIWLIWRKGTRNTNLDALIDVLGKTADK, encoded by the coding sequence ATGGACTTTACACAGCTTGAGTATTTTCGAACCGCCGCCACGCTAGGATCGATCACCGGTGCCGCGCGGCAACTGCACAAGGTGCCCTCCAATATCACCACCCGTATCCGGCAGCTGGAGGAGGAGCTGGGCTGCCAATTGTTCATCCGTGAGAAGCAGCGCATCTACCTCTCTGCCGAAGGGCGGGATTTTCTGGGCTATGCCACCCGGCTGCTGGAATTGGCAGAGGAGGGGCGACGTTCGATACAGCGCCAGGAGCCGGGCGGGTTATTTACCCTGGGCGCGGTGGAGAGCACCGCAGCCATTCACCTGCCTGATGTCATGGCAGCGTACCATAATCGCTACCCACAGGTGACGTTGGAGTTATTTACCGGCTTGTCAGATGAAGTGACGGAAGATGTCCTGAACTGGCGTTATGCCGCCGCCTTTACGGATGTGATGACCCTGCCGTCAGAGCTGGAGGGCATTCCGCTCTATAAAGAGAAGATGGTGTTGATCTCGGCCCATGACCACGCACCCATTCAGGGGCCGCAGGATGTCCGGGAGGATGCGGTCTTCGCGTTCCGCAATACCTGCTCCTATCGCCGGCGGCTCGGCAACTGGTTCGCGCAGGGAAATGTCCAACCTAAAAGGATTGTGGAGATTGAGTCCTACCACAGTATGCTGGCGTGCGTCAGCACCGGCGCGGGCATCGCGATGATTTTGGAGTCGGTGCTGAACTCCCTGCCGGGGGCCACGCGCGTCAAAACCCATACGTTGCAAGATGAGGATATGTTCGCGGACATCTGGCTCATCTGGCGCAAGGGCACCCGCAACACCAACCTCGACGCATTGATTGACGTGCTGGGGAAAACGGCAGACAAATAA